CAGCACTTGCTTGGGAGTGTAATGATGGTTTGTAAGCAGGCTGCCAGCTAGTGATGCCAGTAAAAACTATCTTCTGGTGGCTAAGCAGGGAATGTTTGAAAAGTCTGGTGTGCACACAAGCTGAAGGTGTACAGAACTAAATCAAGAGTGTGTAGCATGCAGGAAAAACATCCTACCTTGTCTGACCTTGGTTGCTGGAACTTGTTTAAATGATGACATCATTTCAGCTCTTCTTTACAAAGCTGATTTAGACAAAATTTTTAATCCCCTTGTTCCTGTTTATCTGTTTAGCTGACTTTCATTTGTAAAcctgagattaaaaaaatcatttttacaGAATTATAACAAACCCATACTTTGTCTGGTTGCTGGTTTTTTTAGGATATTAATAATCCTCCCATTCAGAGGCTTCGCACTTTCAAAGCTGGTAAAATTGTGCTGACCTTCCCTCGCTAGTTTGTATTAATTTAGTCAGAAAAGCCTCCACTGTGGGAGAGCAGGATCAGTGATGTGGGCTGTGTGTCACAGGAAAGTGCAGCTTCATTTAATGTCACAGAGGACAGAGCTGGTGCAAGAGATCAAACCAGTAATCTCTACATTGGTATTTTTGGGGGTATGAGCTGGGGGTAGCACATTTATGGATCTTGGAGGGGAAGATTACAATGTGGATTGATTCTCAGTTACAGGAATTCTGGGCAAGAGCTTTAACTGTGTGGTTGAACAAGGAAGACTGACTTTGAGAATCTCCAGCAGTTAGGAAttgcctgttttggaggactTGAAGAGCTCCTGGTGGGCAGAGATACCTGACAGAAAGTGCAGGCAAAAGACTTCTGATGTGGCAGCATGAtttaaaaggagagagaagatgTTGAAATCTAGATTAAGAACACTGCATTAGTTTCATTCCATTTGACCAGGCACTGAGAGATACACAAGACCTTAGAGACAAAGTTTAGAGCAGATCAGCATCCAAGTCTTTACAGAAATAgcagctgattttttaaattttttttttcttcaaagatcACGCAATGAAGTGCAGAAAGGAGAGAGACAAAGAGGAAGCTTGGAAGGACAGGGGAGAAGCCAATTCTTTGAACTTTGCTAGTGTCAAAACCTCTGGGGGATGTATCTGCTTAATGCCCATAACAGACATCTCACAGGAATAGGGAGGCACTCATAGCCTCAGGGTGAAATCTTGCTTTGAACCTGCCTGCAGAGGGTGGTAACAGGGTTGCAGCTGTAACTCAGAGCTTCTCTCTTTGATCCCCAGGTTCTCACTCCTCAATGATCCTGGTTTTCATAGGTATAAAACTTTGCAGAGATAAGATGTGAGTCACACAGTCTGTGCCAACTGGCATTTTGTAAGCTTGTGAGGGTGCTAACTTGCGTCTGTGCTACCTCTTTTCAAAAACCTAGGCTCACTGAAAGAGCAAATGCATCTTTTTCCTAGTCTTCAATATCTGTTTTCTATGTATGCACTACTTTTTTTCCAGAGGCCTCCACTTTTTATCCTGTAGATACAAAGAAAATGCTACTGTCAAGAGATAAATTTTCTATTCATAGTCTTTGATTCTATCTTACTTTTATCCCTAGGGCTGGGAACGATGGGCCGAGGCATTGTGACTTCTCTGGTTAAGGCCAACATACCTGTGGTGGCCCTGGAGCAGGACCTGGAGTATCTgaacaagggaagaaaagctgtgATGCTCCTTTTGGAACGTGAGGCTATGAAAATGGAAGGGGGTGCCCAGTCCCTGGATTTCCATAACCCTGCACGTCTCCAGTTCACTGTGGACTTTGATCTGTTGCATGATGTAGACCTAGTCATCGAGGCTGTGTTTGAGAACATGGCACTGAAGAAGGAAATATTCCACAAGCTGTCAAAGATCTGCAAGCCGGGAGCCTTGCTGTGTACAAACACATCAGCCCTGAACATCGACGAAATAGCTTCTGCCACAAGCCGCCCACAGCAGGTCATTGGCACCCACTTCTTCTCCCCTGCCCACGTGATGAGGCTGCTGGAAATCATCTACGGCCGCCACACGTCCCCCACCGCCATTGCCACTGCCATGCAGCTGGCCAAAGCCCTGAAAAAAGTTGGAGTGGTGGTAGGgaattgttttgggtttgttgggaATCGCATGATGTTTCCGTACGTAGAACAAGCAGTTTTCCTTTTAGAGGAAGGAAGCAGGCCAGAAGCAGTAGATCGGGTTCTTGAAGATTTTGGGTTTAAGATAGGCCCTTTCTGCATGTCTGACCTtgcagggctggatgtgggCTGGAGGTCCCGGCAGGGCCAGGGCCTGACGGGGCCGTCGCTGCCCGCGGGCACAGCAGCCCGGCAGCGGCAGGGCCAGCGCTACAGCCCCCTGCCAGACCTGCTGTGCGAGCACGGCCGCTTCGGCCAGAAAACCGCCCGGGGCTGGTACCGGTACGAGAGGGCCGGGGGCAGGACAGCCACGCCAGACCCATGGCTCCACAGCTTCCTGGCCCAGTACAGAGACACCCACAACATCAAGACCCGCTCTATAGACCAGGAGGAAATCCTGGAGCgctgtttgttttccctcatCAATGAGGGGTTTGCCATCCTGGCTGAGGGAATAGCATCAGGCCCAGAGCACTTGGATGTCATTTATGTCAATGGCTACGGGTGGCCCAAGCACACGGGCGGCCCCATGTTCTATGCCTCCACCGTGGGGCTCCCCCATGTGCTGGCTAAACTGCAGAAGTACTCCGAGGCCCACCCTGATGTGCCCAGGCTACGGCCCAATGCCTTTCTGAAAAAGCTGGTGGCTGTGGGGAACCCCCCGCTCAAGGACTGGATGTCCTACGTGAGCCGGCAGAGCCCCAAGCTGTGATTCCTCTGTTGGAGGCTGATCTCCTGAAACCAATGCTTTAATTGCACTGCCTCTTCCAATAAAACACAAAGTGCTACAGGCCTGTTAACAAAGTCACAGGCCTTCTGAGACCTATGCAGGGAATAATTTTGGCTGATAATTGATCTCAGttccccacctgctgcaggtCACCTCTGCCTTCATCCATCCTTCTctctcagccccagcctcaCCCACTGTCTTCACACACTGCTGTGTAAAGGCCCATCTCATTTTGCACTGCCTGCAGATCATCATAGCTATACTTCTCTTCCAGTCTGTCtttggggaaggcagggagcagcattTATAGCCCACAATGCAAATCATGACTGGAGCCAAGAAAATTACAATCACACTTCAACCAAGACCTGCCGGATCTACCAAATCCTGTCTTCAACCTATTTCCCAGTTTGTTTCAGTTCTTTCCTGTGCAACCACCTCTCCTCAATTCCCTGTCTCTTCTGCAGCCAGCCAACTGGaacctgctctcctcctgctgctgggagcagatggCATGAGGGTGCAGCAGCTTTCAGAGGTTAAGTCAAGTGACAAGTGGAGAGAGCAGGTCTGGACAGAGAGCAAGGGGCAGTCCCTTGCTGTCCCCTGGTACTGtctcttctccctgctgcagaggagtCTCTAATAAATGCCAGGAAAGCCACAAATGCATCAGCCTGACTAAACTGCCCTGTGGTGTTGGCTCACGACTGGCTTTCTGCATCCAGACTCCATCCTCTGTTGCCATTATCCCCACCTGGCTTTGTCCAAGCAGAAACATCTTCTGGCATCTCTTCAGTGTTGC
The Oenanthe melanoleuca isolate GR-GAL-2019-014 chromosome 9, OMel1.0, whole genome shotgun sequence DNA segment above includes these coding regions:
- the EHHADH gene encoding peroxisomal bifunctional enzyme, which produces MAQYARGSAVAVIRLRNPPVNALSLPVLQALEDGLKNADADPSVKAVMICGENGKFSAGADIRGFSSPKRHGGALGPIVSLIESCEKPVVAAIEGVALGGGLEVALGCHYRIAHVKARMGLPEVTIGLLPGAEGTQRLPRLIGVPAALDMITTGKHIPATEALKLGLVDEIVEENTIEAAIRLANKVIGQPLGPRRLSLKPVPKLPNMEAFLQEAAVKVKKQARGCLAPELCFQAVRAATETPFAEGVRRERELFQVLLSSGQARALQYAFFAERAVRRWATPTGASWSSAAPQPVRRAAVIGLGTMGRGIVTSLVKANIPVVALEQDLEYLNKGRKAVMLLLEREAMKMEGGAQSLDFHNPARLQFTVDFDLLHDVDLVIEAVFENMALKKEIFHKLSKICKPGALLCTNTSALNIDEIASATSRPQQVIGTHFFSPAHVMRLLEIIYGRHTSPTAIATAMQLAKALKKVGVVVGNCFGFVGNRMMFPYVEQAVFLLEEGSRPEAVDRVLEDFGFKIGPFCMSDLAGLDVGWRSRQGQGLTGPSLPAGTAARQRQGQRYSPLPDLLCEHGRFGQKTARGWYRYERAGGRTATPDPWLHSFLAQYRDTHNIKTRSIDQEEILERCLFSLINEGFAILAEGIASGPEHLDVIYVNGYGWPKHTGGPMFYASTVGLPHVLAKLQKYSEAHPDVPRLRPNAFLKKLVAVGNPPLKDWMSYVSRQSPKL